A single genomic interval of Stieleria maiorica harbors:
- a CDS encoding tetratricopeptide repeat protein, with the protein MTLLAECKTARRGGCSRSRNRFFLVERAAILLLAAAPLLVSAGCSWTASGKNVLGAQLHQQGQYTAALQQFQQVVAEDPTNPDGYYNLAATTHRLASQRNDEALFRNAEALYNQCLDHDPNHIECHRGLAVLLMDTGRPDRAFALIKNWASSNPQASEPRVELARLYEEAGESGTALKYLEDAVQLDANNSRAWLALARLRETDGDLPQALQNYQRALALNNTQPMIAERVAALSRQINSNLDAARTNANSQIATPLPYPTTSRY; encoded by the coding sequence ATGACTCTTCTAGCCGAATGCAAAACCGCCCGTCGGGGTGGTTGCTCCCGCTCGCGGAATCGTTTTTTCCTCGTTGAACGCGCGGCGATCCTGTTGCTGGCGGCGGCGCCCCTGCTGGTATCGGCCGGATGTAGCTGGACCGCGAGTGGCAAGAACGTCTTGGGGGCCCAGCTTCATCAGCAGGGACAGTACACTGCGGCGCTACAGCAATTTCAGCAGGTGGTGGCCGAAGACCCCACTAATCCTGATGGCTATTACAATCTTGCCGCGACGACTCACCGATTGGCCAGCCAGCGGAATGACGAAGCGCTCTTCCGTAATGCCGAGGCGCTCTACAACCAGTGTCTCGACCACGATCCGAACCATATCGAGTGCCACCGCGGGTTGGCGGTGTTGTTGATGGATACCGGGCGGCCGGACCGCGCTTTCGCCTTGATCAAGAACTGGGCCTCCAGCAACCCCCAGGCGTCTGAGCCGCGGGTGGAGCTGGCACGGTTGTACGAAGAGGCCGGGGAGTCGGGGACGGCGCTAAAATACCTGGAGGATGCGGTGCAACTGGACGCCAACAATTCTCGGGCCTGGCTGGCGCTGGCGCGGCTGAGAGAAACCGATGGGGATCTGCCCCAGGCGCTGCAGAACTATCAGCGGGCACTGGCGCTGAACAACACCCAGCCGATGATCGCCGAGCGCGTCGCGGCGCTCAGCCGCCAAATCAATTCCAATTTGGATGCCGCCCGGACCAACGCGAACAGCCAAATCGCCACCCCGCTGCCCTATCCGACGACCTCGCGGTATTAG
- a CDS encoding glycine--tRNA ligase: MDKIVSLCKRRGFLFQSSEIYGGVQGFWDYGPLGVELKRNLKEAWWQDMIRGHNDLVAPAGAPAPFEMVGLDCTIIMHPQVWKCSGHYDLFHDHMVDCRESKKRYRFDQVRGRWCERGDKKIFVSTLAEVEQELDEVRRRAMKFFKLRAKNADELTISDESLTLDQLDDTESVLAPDAKSLGTLTEPREFNLMFKTTLGALGGEDDTTFLRPETAQGIFVNFKNVLDSSRVKVPFGIGQIGKSFRNEITPRNFTFRSREFEQMEIEFFCPPDQSQAWYRYWRDRRMAWYTELGLSSESLIMREHEPAELAHYSVGTADIEYAFPFLPPGEYGELEGIAHRGDFDLRSHMEGKLNPDSPEGQPMQVELNEHGKPKYRGSGKDLSYRDEATNEKFVPHVVEPSAGADRGVLAFLCEAYTEDEAPDDKGNMQTRTVMKLHPRLAPIKAAVFPLVKKDGMPEVAQEIYGELKQHMNVFYDDKGAVGRRYRRQDEAGTPFCITVDGESLSDKTVTIRDRDSLEQTRVKIDELSFALIERLG; encoded by the coding sequence ATGGACAAAATCGTGTCGCTGTGCAAGCGACGTGGCTTCCTTTTCCAATCCAGCGAGATTTATGGCGGCGTCCAGGGGTTTTGGGACTACGGTCCGCTGGGGGTTGAGCTGAAAAGGAATTTGAAGGAGGCGTGGTGGCAGGACATGATCCGCGGCCACAACGACCTGGTGGCTCCCGCGGGGGCCCCGGCGCCCTTCGAGATGGTCGGTCTGGATTGCACGATCATCATGCACCCCCAGGTTTGGAAGTGCAGCGGCCACTACGACCTGTTCCACGATCACATGGTCGATTGCCGGGAGTCCAAGAAACGCTACCGGTTCGACCAGGTTCGCGGCCGCTGGTGCGAGCGGGGCGACAAAAAGATCTTCGTCTCCACGCTGGCCGAAGTCGAACAGGAGCTCGATGAAGTCCGGCGCCGTGCGATGAAGTTTTTCAAGCTTCGCGCCAAGAACGCCGACGAGCTGACGATTTCTGATGAATCGTTGACCTTGGACCAGCTCGATGACACCGAATCGGTGCTCGCCCCCGACGCGAAGTCCCTGGGCACGTTGACCGAGCCGCGTGAATTCAACTTGATGTTCAAAACGACGCTCGGGGCGCTCGGCGGTGAGGACGACACCACGTTCCTGCGTCCGGAGACCGCTCAAGGGATTTTTGTCAACTTCAAGAACGTGCTCGATTCGTCACGCGTGAAAGTCCCCTTCGGCATCGGCCAGATCGGAAAGAGTTTTCGCAACGAAATCACGCCGCGTAACTTCACGTTCCGGTCGCGTGAGTTTGAACAGATGGAGATCGAGTTCTTTTGCCCGCCGGATCAGTCGCAAGCCTGGTACCGTTATTGGCGTGATCGCCGGATGGCCTGGTACACCGAATTGGGGTTGTCCAGCGAATCGTTGATCATGCGTGAACACGAACCGGCCGAGTTGGCCCACTACAGCGTCGGGACGGCGGACATCGAGTACGCGTTCCCGTTCTTGCCGCCGGGTGAGTACGGCGAGCTGGAAGGCATCGCCCACCGCGGTGATTTCGACTTGCGAAGCCATATGGAGGGCAAGTTGAATCCCGATTCGCCCGAAGGCCAGCCGATGCAGGTCGAGCTGAACGAGCACGGCAAGCCGAAGTATCGCGGCAGCGGCAAAGACCTTTCGTACCGCGATGAAGCGACCAACGAAAAATTCGTGCCGCACGTGGTGGAGCCGTCCGCGGGTGCCGATCGCGGTGTGCTGGCGTTCTTGTGTGAAGCGTACACCGAAGACGAAGCGCCCGATGACAAGGGGAACATGCAAACGCGGACGGTGATGAAGCTGCATCCGCGGCTGGCGCCGATCAAGGCCGCCGTTTTCCCGTTGGTCAAAAAAGACGGCATGCCCGAAGTCGCTCAGGAGATCTATGGCGAACTCAAGCAGCACATGAACGTCTTTTACGACGACAAGGGTGCCGTCGGCCGACGATACCGCCGTCAGGATGAAGCAGGCACCCCGTTCTGCATCACCGTCGATGGCGAATCGCTGAGCGACAAGACCGTCACGATCCGCGATCGAGATTCGCTCGAGCAGACGCGGGTCAAGATCGACGAGTTATCGTTCGCGCTGATCGAGCGACTGGGCTGA
- a CDS encoding esterase/lipase family protein: MDGKFLEIARAATGGSSQVQPLVQQPERTRVRTTTSVPADQRTPVVRLQLVDDDGILDWEDVTAMPPDLGRFRGTPSIKARETFDAMELEFERLPPSKITQFLTHRDEKLTPHRGLRRLDGDTKTLRPAEFPDSGQALVFVHGTFSNSENMIAGLLDQKNERGGEFLDQALRRYNGNVFTFDHPTLSVGPILNAFDLQRAIGASEATIHLVSHSRGGLVSRWWCETFDPLARRCDKSIFVGSPLAGTGLAAPPNIRETIHLLTQFSRALKTAAGLTALAIPVFSVVEAMLRVVTSITNLAARTPVADAAMAMVPGLFGMSRVGNNPELRRLLDTPLSQTERYYAVRSDFQPVDPAWKFWRMFRKERVVNAAADALFDGANDLVVDTPSMINLADELKIPGSRVMDFGQSATVHHLNYFYQSDTAKFLGDTLL; this comes from the coding sequence ATGGACGGCAAGTTTCTTGAGATCGCGCGTGCGGCCACCGGCGGCAGCAGCCAAGTTCAGCCGCTGGTGCAGCAACCCGAGCGGACACGGGTTCGCACGACAACCAGCGTACCGGCGGATCAGCGGACGCCCGTGGTTCGTCTGCAACTGGTCGACGACGACGGCATCTTGGACTGGGAAGACGTCACCGCGATGCCGCCGGATCTGGGACGCTTTCGCGGCACGCCGTCGATCAAGGCCCGTGAGACATTCGATGCGATGGAGTTGGAATTCGAGCGGTTGCCGCCGTCCAAGATCACCCAGTTCCTGACCCATCGCGACGAAAAATTGACGCCCCATCGAGGTTTGCGGCGTCTGGACGGTGACACCAAGACGCTGCGGCCGGCGGAGTTTCCCGATTCGGGGCAGGCACTGGTGTTCGTGCACGGGACGTTCAGCAACAGCGAGAACATGATCGCCGGATTGTTGGACCAAAAAAACGAACGCGGTGGCGAATTTCTTGATCAGGCCCTGCGGCGTTACAACGGCAACGTCTTCACCTTCGATCATCCGACGCTGTCGGTCGGGCCGATCTTGAACGCGTTTGATCTGCAGCGTGCCATCGGTGCCAGCGAAGCGACGATCCATCTGGTCAGCCACAGCCGCGGCGGGTTGGTGTCGCGGTGGTGGTGCGAGACGTTTGATCCGCTGGCCCGCCGCTGCGATAAATCAATCTTCGTCGGTTCGCCGTTGGCGGGGACGGGCTTGGCCGCACCGCCGAATATCCGCGAGACGATTCATCTGTTGACACAGTTCTCGCGGGCGCTCAAGACCGCGGCCGGATTGACCGCGCTTGCGATTCCAGTCTTTTCGGTCGTCGAGGCGATGTTGCGCGTCGTCACGTCGATCACCAACCTGGCGGCACGAACGCCGGTGGCCGATGCGGCGATGGCGATGGTGCCCGGTTTGTTCGGCATGTCACGCGTCGGCAACAACCCCGAACTGCGGCGGTTGTTGGATACGCCGCTGTCGCAAACCGAACGTTATTATGCGGTCCGGTCGGATTTCCAGCCCGTCGATCCGGCCTGGAAGTTTTGGCGGATGTTCCGCAAAGAACGTGTGGTCAACGCCGCCGCGGATGCATTGTTTGACGGTGCCAACGATTTGGTCGTCGACACCCCTTCGATGATCAACTTGGCCGACGAATTGAAGATCCCCGGTTCGCGAGTCATGGATTTCGGCCAGTCCGCGACCGTGCACCATTTGAACTATTTCTACCAGAGCGACACGGCCAAGTTCCTGGGCGACACGCTGTTGTAG
- a CDS encoding RNA polymerase sigma factor, which translates to MPNDAPLNAQIRQAARQIAGERESSAQTLAMAQLYDLTADRLVRFAASITRRQHDAEDAVSATMVKVASRPKLLVSADCPWHYLLRMVRNESLVILRSRSRWSAIGSIADRLIGRSINVVERDDENRLVWDALASLPAPQSEVVVLKIWEQLTFAEIAEVLQITPSTAASRYRYALEKLAGKLARTSAADPEAQPAASSQPIAELVR; encoded by the coding sequence ATGCCTAACGATGCCCCGTTGAACGCCCAAATCCGCCAAGCCGCCCGCCAGATTGCGGGCGAGCGAGAATCGTCTGCGCAGACGCTGGCGATGGCCCAGTTGTACGATTTGACGGCCGATCGGCTGGTCCGTTTTGCGGCCTCCATCACGCGCCGCCAGCACGACGCCGAAGACGCGGTGAGCGCGACCATGGTGAAAGTCGCCTCGCGGCCCAAGTTGCTGGTGTCCGCCGACTGTCCCTGGCACTACCTGTTGCGGATGGTCCGCAATGAGTCGCTGGTGATCTTGCGTTCGCGATCGCGCTGGTCCGCGATCGGTTCCATCGCCGACCGATTGATCGGCCGCTCGATCAATGTCGTTGAACGCGATGACGAGAATCGGTTGGTCTGGGACGCGTTGGCATCGTTGCCCGCGCCGCAAAGCGAGGTCGTGGTGTTGAAGATTTGGGAACAATTGACGTTTGCCGAAATCGCCGAAGTCTTGCAGATCACCCCCTCGACCGCCGCCAGTCGCTATCGGTATGCGTTGGAGAAACTGGCCGGCAAACTCGCTCGTACCAGTGCGGCCGATCCGGAGGCCCAACCGGCGGCGTCGTCGCAACCGATTGCGGAGCTGGTGCGATGA
- a CDS encoding vWA domain-containing protein has product MNQQRGGRIGGIIHAYQKYDPATFPPPSEPPPDLVSPAFEQALMYGEFRELSEEELARAVRLDPSQIQGLGPSIDFLKAMLEERKRKILETYEARSVQKKARKAFHSAAKDVRVPRKLAETYRQAINREQPYLLESLWYRAEDHGGSLSTDLLKVAARMGDKHNIEELASKYEFTGNESMSVPKALEIKEELEKIDELLKQLEEAAKSAQIGLIDMDMLGEFAQPGDMEQLEEMRRQVENLIREEAERQGLQRDSAGQFRLTPHAYKLFQGRLLERIFSELAPSRTGRHQGPVVGEGVVELQQTKPYEFGDSVTNMDIPQTVINALLRQGDQRPLRLRSDDIEIHKTRNHPKCATCVIMDMSGSMRYDGQYMNVKRMALALQGLIQSEYPGDFLRFIEMYTFAKLRAPGEIINLMPKSVTIHDPWVRLKADLSDPEISEAQIHPHFTNIQRSLQLARQNLVNCDTPNRQIVLITDGLPTAHCEGEWLYMLYPPDPQTEQATMREAMLCSKDGITINIFLVPSWSQSEEDIRFANRLAQSTSGRVFFTSGNNLDRFVLWDYVQNKREIIA; this is encoded by the coding sequence ATGAACCAGCAACGCGGCGGCCGAATCGGCGGCATCATCCACGCCTACCAAAAGTACGATCCGGCCACGTTCCCGCCGCCGAGCGAGCCGCCGCCGGATTTGGTCTCGCCCGCCTTCGAACAAGCGTTGATGTACGGCGAATTCCGTGAATTGAGCGAAGAGGAACTCGCCCGCGCGGTCCGTTTGGACCCCAGCCAGATCCAAGGACTCGGCCCGAGCATCGATTTTCTCAAGGCGATGCTGGAAGAGCGCAAACGCAAGATCTTGGAAACGTACGAAGCGAGGTCGGTCCAAAAGAAGGCCCGCAAGGCGTTTCACTCAGCCGCCAAGGATGTGCGCGTCCCCCGAAAGCTTGCCGAAACCTACCGCCAAGCGATCAACCGCGAACAACCCTACCTGCTGGAATCGCTCTGGTATCGCGCCGAAGACCACGGCGGTTCGCTGTCGACCGACCTGCTGAAAGTCGCCGCACGGATGGGTGACAAACACAACATCGAAGAACTGGCCAGCAAGTACGAGTTCACCGGCAACGAATCGATGTCGGTCCCCAAGGCACTGGAAATCAAGGAAGAACTCGAAAAAATCGACGAGCTGCTCAAACAACTCGAAGAGGCAGCCAAGTCGGCCCAGATCGGGCTGATCGATATGGACATGCTGGGCGAGTTCGCTCAACCGGGCGACATGGAACAACTCGAAGAGATGCGGCGGCAGGTCGAAAACCTGATCCGCGAAGAAGCCGAACGCCAAGGGTTGCAGCGTGATTCGGCCGGACAATTTCGCCTCACGCCCCATGCCTACAAGCTGTTCCAAGGCCGACTACTGGAGCGGATCTTCAGCGAACTCGCCCCCTCGCGAACCGGACGACATCAAGGCCCGGTCGTCGGCGAAGGTGTGGTGGAACTGCAGCAGACCAAACCGTACGAATTCGGTGATTCGGTCACCAACATGGACATCCCGCAGACGGTCATCAACGCCCTGCTCCGCCAAGGCGACCAGCGGCCCCTGCGGCTCCGCAGCGACGACATCGAAATCCACAAGACACGCAATCACCCCAAGTGTGCCACCTGCGTGATCATGGACATGAGCGGGTCGATGCGCTACGACGGCCAGTACATGAACGTCAAACGCATGGCGCTGGCCCTGCAGGGATTGATTCAATCGGAGTACCCCGGCGATTTTTTGCGTTTCATCGAAATGTACACCTTCGCCAAATTGAGGGCCCCCGGAGAAATCATCAATCTGATGCCCAAATCGGTGACGATCCACGACCCTTGGGTGCGATTGAAAGCCGACCTCAGCGATCCCGAAATCAGCGAAGCACAAATCCATCCCCACTTCACCAACATCCAACGATCGCTGCAATTGGCCCGCCAAAATCTGGTCAATTGCGACACCCCCAACCGTCAGATCGTGCTGATCACCGACGGATTGCCGACCGCGCATTGCGAAGGCGAATGGCTGTACATGCTGTACCCGCCGGACCCGCAAACCGAGCAAGCCACGATGCGTGAAGCCATGTTGTGCAGCAAAGACGGCATCACGATCAACATCTTCCTGGTGCCCAGTTGGTCCCAATCCGAAGAAGACATCCGGTTCGCCAACCGGCTGGCGCAATCCACCTCCGGACGCGTGTTCTTCACCAGCGGAAACAACCTGGATCGATTCGTCCTCTGGGACTACGTCCAAAACAAACGCGAAATCATCGCCTGA
- a CDS encoding magnesium chelatase, with translation MNVATATPTATTLKELIESGWESKTVKQEIRDNFTRMLAGGEELFPGIVGYDDTVIPEINLALLAGHDMLFLGEKGQAKSRIMRMLTRFLDEWIPYIDHPDLPVHEAPTHPVTSLGKQLVHTLDPDEIKIAWWHRDHRYSERLSPGTKFADIIGEIDPAKLTGGVSMSAEEALSFGLIPRMHRGIFAMNELPELDDLVQVGLFNILEERDVQIRGYPIRFDLDIMILFSANPATYNRSGKVIPQLKDRIGTIVQTHYPTERDQGIDILRQEIGEDLGGEYPVQVPYFMFQLIEEITEQARRSKFIDQASGVSARFSLANFRTMIASARQRGILHNERPAVPRISDLGHLYSSSLGKLELDLMGTHQMSERQVLDAVVAKAVSVIFAEYVEKHGLGEIAEIFRSGVRVEVGDLLPSSQYAERLQSVPPAWDLAFEVNASENEAVRASCVEFVLAGLYSMDRISRAQRHGKIEYEI, from the coding sequence ATGAACGTCGCGACGGCAACGCCCACCGCTACGACTTTAAAAGAGTTGATCGAGAGCGGTTGGGAATCGAAAACAGTCAAGCAAGAGATCCGCGATAACTTCACGCGAATGCTTGCCGGCGGCGAGGAGCTGTTTCCGGGAATCGTCGGCTATGACGACACCGTGATCCCCGAGATCAATCTGGCCCTGCTGGCCGGCCACGACATGCTGTTTCTGGGAGAGAAGGGGCAAGCAAAAAGCCGCATCATGCGGATGCTGACGCGTTTCTTGGACGAGTGGATTCCCTACATCGATCACCCCGACCTGCCCGTCCACGAAGCCCCCACCCATCCGGTCACATCGCTGGGCAAACAACTGGTCCACACACTGGACCCCGACGAGATCAAGATCGCTTGGTGGCATCGTGACCACCGCTACTCCGAACGGTTGTCGCCGGGAACGAAGTTTGCCGACATCATCGGTGAAATCGATCCGGCCAAACTGACCGGCGGGGTCAGCATGAGTGCCGAAGAGGCGTTGTCGTTCGGGCTGATCCCGCGGATGCACCGCGGCATCTTTGCCATGAACGAATTGCCCGAGCTGGACGATCTGGTTCAAGTCGGCTTGTTTAATATTCTCGAAGAACGTGACGTCCAAATCCGCGGCTATCCGATCCGATTCGACCTGGACATCATGATCCTGTTCTCGGCCAACCCGGCGACCTACAACCGCAGCGGCAAGGTGATCCCGCAATTGAAGGACCGAATCGGGACGATCGTCCAGACACATTATCCGACCGAGCGCGATCAAGGAATTGACATCCTACGCCAAGAGATCGGTGAGGACTTAGGCGGCGAGTATCCGGTCCAAGTGCCCTACTTTATGTTTCAGTTGATCGAAGAGATCACCGAACAGGCGCGGCGCAGCAAGTTCATCGACCAGGCCTCAGGCGTTTCGGCACGATTCTCGCTCGCCAATTTTCGCACCATGATCGCCTCGGCCCGCCAACGCGGCATCCTGCACAACGAACGACCGGCCGTGCCACGGATCAGCGACTTGGGGCATCTGTACTCCAGTTCTCTGGGGAAACTGGAATTGGATCTGATGGGGACGCACCAGATGAGCGAACGGCAAGTCCTGGACGCCGTCGTCGCCAAAGCGGTCTCGGTGATCTTCGCTGAATACGTCGAAAAGCACGGGCTGGGCGAGATCGCGGAGATCTTCCGCAGCGGCGTCCGGGTCGAAGTCGGCGATCTGTTGCCCAGCAGCCAGTACGCCGAGCGATTGCAAAGTGTCCCACCGGCATGGGATCTGGCTTTTGAGGTCAACGCCAGTGAAAACGAAGCCGTTCGCGCCAGTTGCGTCGAGTTCGTTTTGGCGGGACTGTATAGCATGGATCGCATCAGCCGCGCCCAACGCCACGGCAAAATCGAATACGAAATCTAA
- a CDS encoding carboxylesterase family protein, with protein MTRHLPQRRHSRWTTTACALAAVLALSSIADADQRIVLKSGIALEGLFAEIASLNENPFQAGGQGQPKSRPILLVDDGLRRIYIHERGMVAGPPQDVRGIERTIEFKQSVPLGGSPIQGIGDILGVSDFNEYGRRTITIRGPTGEAIDIVQGITELNSRYAKVEALKAKPSYVWDMRVATSSIMSETLQNIFRQRIDQSDVNERLTVVRFFIEAERFRAAEEELTRTIRAFPELKDMNTQLIGIVNRQANQLIDEAALRASVGQEQYARSVYQRFPMDAVGRITREKVKIAVEKLSETDRQVKELVDALRTDLEQLPEGQRESLQSVFAEIENGLSSATLPRLNDYSRLRKSDTVSLDERVALAVAGWLMGPGSGEQNLVVATSLVKVRDLVAEYLGPADLVRRPQILEELRTIEGAQIEYVARLLPQLLPVKSWPEGSADPDIPGLFRIGSTAATEAAEQSLIDTPDYVVQLPPEYDPLREYPCLVVLAPPGAPPELELAWWAGDFAPSLNARIGHATRNGYIVVAPKWGRDTQRTYEYTPREHHAVLSSLRHAMRRASIDADRVFLAGHGDGATAAWDIALSHPDHWAGMVSINGEPSKTIQHYFPNAEHIPLYFVMGEASGPKPPLIRMGAVLDDYMNARNDATVVMYRGRAREDFYEEIPKLFEWLNVATHVRKPMPQDIDARTMRKGDQYFWWLELGPLKPLVEINPVLWDQAERKRAGTVNASVGGGNQVRIDGPSDSYMLCLRPEMGVDLNEQVVIRRSRDRVPDYFRFDGELETILEDTRRRADRKRPFWARVPVPLND; from the coding sequence ATGACGCGACACTTGCCGCAACGACGCCATTCTCGCTGGACGACCACCGCCTGCGCTTTGGCAGCCGTCCTTGCGCTCAGCTCCATTGCCGACGCCGACCAGCGGATCGTGCTCAAGAGCGGGATCGCGTTGGAAGGCCTGTTCGCCGAGATCGCCTCGCTGAACGAAAACCCGTTCCAAGCCGGTGGTCAGGGCCAACCCAAATCACGCCCCATCCTGCTGGTCGACGATGGGTTGCGGCGTATTTACATCCACGAGCGAGGGATGGTCGCCGGTCCGCCGCAAGACGTTCGGGGGATCGAACGAACGATCGAATTCAAACAATCCGTTCCGCTGGGCGGCAGCCCGATCCAGGGCATCGGCGACATCCTGGGCGTGTCGGATTTCAATGAATACGGACGGAGGACGATCACGATCCGCGGCCCGACCGGCGAAGCGATCGACATCGTTCAAGGCATCACGGAGCTGAACTCGCGCTACGCCAAGGTCGAGGCGCTCAAGGCAAAACCGTCGTACGTGTGGGACATGCGGGTCGCGACCAGCTCGATCATGTCCGAAACGCTGCAAAACATCTTCCGTCAACGGATCGACCAATCCGATGTCAACGAGCGACTGACCGTCGTCCGTTTCTTCATCGAAGCCGAACGGTTTCGCGCCGCCGAAGAGGAACTGACGCGAACGATCCGTGCGTTCCCCGAACTGAAAGACATGAACACCCAATTGATCGGCATCGTCAATCGACAAGCCAATCAATTGATCGACGAAGCGGCACTGCGGGCCAGCGTGGGTCAGGAACAGTATGCCCGCAGCGTCTATCAACGCTTCCCGATGGACGCCGTCGGACGGATCACGCGCGAGAAAGTCAAAATCGCGGTGGAGAAACTGAGCGAAACCGACCGCCAAGTCAAAGAGCTGGTTGACGCCTTGCGCACGGACCTGGAGCAACTTCCCGAAGGCCAACGCGAGTCGCTGCAAAGCGTTTTTGCAGAGATCGAAAATGGCCTCAGCTCGGCAACCCTGCCCCGGCTGAACGATTACTCACGGTTGCGAAAGTCCGACACGGTGTCGCTGGATGAACGGGTCGCACTGGCAGTGGCCGGTTGGTTGATGGGGCCGGGATCGGGCGAACAGAACCTGGTCGTGGCGACGTCCTTGGTCAAAGTCCGCGATCTGGTCGCCGAATACCTGGGGCCGGCCGATCTGGTCCGACGGCCACAGATCCTGGAGGAATTGCGAACGATCGAAGGCGCACAAATCGAGTACGTCGCGCGGCTGCTGCCACAACTGCTGCCGGTCAAGTCATGGCCCGAGGGTTCGGCCGATCCGGACATCCCCGGCCTGTTTCGGATCGGCAGCACTGCCGCCACGGAGGCCGCAGAGCAGTCGCTGATTGACACTCCCGACTATGTGGTTCAGTTGCCGCCGGAATACGATCCGCTGCGCGAGTATCCGTGTTTGGTCGTGCTGGCACCGCCGGGCGCGCCGCCGGAATTAGAACTGGCATGGTGGGCCGGCGATTTTGCCCCGTCGCTGAATGCTCGGATCGGCCATGCGACGCGGAACGGTTACATCGTCGTCGCGCCGAAATGGGGACGCGATACCCAGCGAACCTATGAATACACGCCGCGCGAACACCATGCGGTGCTCTCCTCGCTGCGTCATGCGATGCGCCGCGCGTCGATCGATGCCGATCGAGTCTTTTTGGCCGGACACGGTGACGGCGCGACGGCCGCCTGGGACATCGCATTGTCCCATCCGGACCATTGGGCGGGCATGGTCAGCATCAACGGCGAACCGTCCAAAACGATTCAACATTACTTTCCCAACGCAGAACACATCCCGCTGTACTTTGTGATGGGCGAAGCGTCCGGCCCCAAACCGCCCTTGATTCGCATGGGCGCGGTCTTGGACGACTACATGAACGCGCGAAACGATGCCACCGTGGTGATGTACCGGGGGCGCGCTCGAGAGGATTTTTATGAAGAGATCCCCAAACTGTTCGAGTGGCTGAATGTTGCCACGCACGTTCGCAAACCCATGCCCCAGGACATCGACGCCCGCACCATGCGCAAGGGCGACCAGTACTTTTGGTGGTTGGAATTGGGACCACTGAAACCACTGGTGGAAATCAACCCGGTGCTCTGGGACCAGGCCGAACGCAAACGGGCCGGGACGGTCAATGCGTCGGTCGGCGGCGGAAACCAAGTCCGCATCGACGGCCCCAGCGACTCCTACATGCTCTGTCTGCGCCCGGAAATGGGAGTCGACCTGAACGAGCAAGTCGTCATTCGGCGCTCCCGAGATCGCGTCCCGGACTACTTTCGGTTTGACGGCGAACTGGAGACCATCCTGGAAGACACCCGGCGCCGCGCCGACCGCAAACGCCCCTTTTGGGCCAGAGTCCCCGTTCCCCTGAATGACTAG
- a CDS encoding RNA polymerase sigma factor, translating to MSRRHNQPTRGRSDAADLQRSITSSGGAVLESDASLARRILAQESGAFAVLVDRYHDFVFRICFAILRHRQDAEDATQDTFSRVARYLDRWDPRRPLQPWLATVAGNRSRSQLARRKVYAPLSAAAEPQSLATRQNHAADAMREEIVLALGNLPERQRIAFECFHEHAMPYAQIARQMHCPIGTVKTLVHRARLSLIEQLRQREVVPGESADTPPQPKGASQ from the coding sequence TTGTCGCGTCGCCACAACCAGCCGACGCGCGGCCGATCCGACGCCGCCGACCTGCAACGCTCGATCACCAGCTCCGGCGGTGCGGTCCTGGAATCCGATGCCTCGCTCGCACGTCGCATCTTGGCCCAAGAAAGCGGCGCCTTCGCCGTCCTGGTCGACCGCTATCACGATTTCGTCTTTCGAATCTGTTTCGCGATCCTGCGTCATCGCCAAGACGCCGAAGACGCCACCCAAGACACCTTCAGCCGCGTCGCCCGGTACCTGGACCGTTGGGACCCGCGACGACCGCTGCAACCCTGGCTGGCCACGGTCGCCGGCAACCGCTCGCGCAGCCAGCTGGCCCGCCGCAAAGTCTACGCGCCGTTGAGCGCCGCCGCCGAACCACAATCGCTGGCGACCCGCCAAAACCATGCGGCCGATGCGATGCGTGAAGAAATCGTGTTGGCCCTGGGAAATTTGCCGGAGCGACAACGAATCGCGTTTGAGTGTTTTCATGAACACGCGATGCCCTATGCCCAAATCGCCCGGCAGATGCACTGTCCGATCGGAACGGTCAAGACGCTCGTCCACCGCGCCCGGCTTTCCCTGATCGAACAACTCCGTCAGCGAGAGGTTGTTCCAGGTGAATCAGCCGACACCCCGCCGCAGCCCAAAGGAGCCTCGCAATGA